From the Microtus ochrogaster isolate Prairie Vole_2 chromosome 8, MicOch1.0, whole genome shotgun sequence genome, the window aaatGGAAATGAGAATGAGCAGATGGGGTGCAGAGGGGAggttgggggagaaaaaaagagttgtaaaaaattaataaaaaatcattgaagagagaagggggtggggtgcCAGGAACAgaccaaaaattaatttcatcaaaaatctcccttgaAGAACAAATGAGTACATCGCAGCTCCTTAAAGGAGGATGATGAGAGATTCCTTGTAGTAGAGAGTCATGAGACAGTCAAAGGCAGCGGCATGCCTGGAATCCTACACTAGCACAAATGAAACACAACAGCTGAATACGGCTTGTAGAGAGCTGCAAATCTCTCTTCCCCGAGTTACTGCTAGCTGCTTATACAACCTGAAGTTATGGAATCATGCATTTGGTAACTTTCTAAGCTTTGAGAATCATGTAAATTCACACATTTATAAGTTTCATTAGCTTCCCCAATCTTATGAAGTTCCCTACTTCCTCTAAGAGggaatatttcatttgtatgatGTAGCTACACAataaagtgtgtgcatgtgcacacacacacacacacacacacgctccaggTAGTGTAAGGCATGACTATTTTCCCTCAAAATGCTGATGTAGGTATGTCTCTGTAGACAATTTAATTACTGCTTCTCTAACTGAATGGAATGAAGATCTGTGGATGTCCTCCTGGGCATCAATTTCTCTGTGGACTTTGTGCATGTATAAGTTCTTTGAATTCAAGACATTGGTGTCCAGTATCCAACATGAATCTATATGACATCATTTTAGAAGGAATAGCCTATGTGccaaaggcattttcttatttatttattgaaacatagAAAATTGCTCTTTTGTGAAGTTTTATTTCACAATTGCATATTATTATGAGTCATCAACAACATCCAGCTCAAGCAAATCTCAAGTTAAAATTAATATCCAGTTCACAATGGTGTATTCTTTCCTCTTAGAGTTGCTGGACACTTCACAGAGTGCAATCAGAgacctcttattttttttctcacagcatCCCTGTGTGACAGGTTTGAGACTATTTTGTTACCACTACAAAATAATCACCTTTTCcttgtatctgtctgtctctggagaaCTTCGTTGTTCAACTAGTCATTAGGAGATAACTTCTTCATCAGAAGCTTTCCTCCTTTGAGAGGGTCTTCCACCTGGATCCCAAATGACACAGTGCCAACTCCCTTAAAGAACACGGTAGGTTTCTAGCTGAATCTGTTTTGTTCAGACTGCAGAAACAGCATATCTGCTGTGCAAAGGTACAGGGATAACTAACTATTCTCCTATTGATTGATCAGAGCTTATCTTTCTAGTATCTAATCTCCTCCTGGCTTCACACATTTTTACCAAGTGTCAGGAATCACAAATGCTTACTCTAACAGAGGCAATAAGGATATTTCCAAATAGAAGATGGCATCATTCTCATATATTTTGAAATCCATTTTTAAGATAGTGTTTTTGACATGGAGTGTGCTCAATAAGTGAGTTTTGACACACTAAGCAAACAAATGAAGGACTTAATGAAGTCTATCTATAAACAACCACATTCCTCTTCGTTGAGCCATTTAGCATATGTTGCTAAAGCAACATTATTACAGTACTTAAATGGATTTTTTATGGGTCCATGATCAAGCATTCTGTGAATATGGAATTTCTAGATAGAAGTACAGTTTATATTGggacacaagaaacacacattctacacacgcacacgtgcacacacgcacgcacacacacacacattcaggtaCACCAACACAAATACATTCATGGAATAAGTAAAGCTCCCACGTACTCCCACTTCCCCTCACCTTTTAGGTTTATCCTTCTATTCCTTTTGTCTTAAATAAGTTAATATTTGCAAGCATTAAGCTGAGCAGTGGCATAAAACACCTGTCACCTGTGTTAGAAACCATTACAGTCCAGGTGGTgttggtgcatgcttttaatcccagcactcaggagtcagaggcaggtggatctctgtgagttcaaggccagttcaaggtctacaaagtgagttccaggatagccaggactgttacacagagaaatcctgcctcaaaaaatataaaactaaacaaaacaaaacaacactaaaccaaacaaaaccaagcaagcaaaaaggAAACCATTAATAATAATACACATGATAtttaacagaatttttttaaattgttggttCAGTTAATCATTTAATTTTACCATCCACTAGTGGATTatgatttttaattcataaaataccatgacaaacCTGTCATAGCTAAATTCTCAAACACTCACATTAGGCAAATTCATAGAGAGTACAGCTCAGGCACTTTTGCTATCTCAGATTGACTTACATTTCTATACCTCTTGGCTCATTCTGTACCTTTATatgcttctctgtcctttctctatcTTATGTGTTTCAATCTCTGTTGTTTTGTGGTACTGGACCATTAACCCAGGATCCTGTTCATGGCAGATAAACTTTTTATTGGGATGTTCTGCTCCCACCCATTGttcttatttacttttaagtatttttttattattagacaGAGTCAGAGTtactctggctggccttgaactcactctgtcatCCAGATAGGactgaactcacaatcttcctatTTTTGCTTCCCAGGTAGAATGGCATTTTCTTATATGTTTAGCTCTTTTCTAAGTATAATGACTCACAGAGAATTAGCATCATAACCAAAGAATTTATTGTTTAGGTTCTCACGCTTAAATTTAGAATGTTTAAAGTGTGAATCTATAAGACTTAGGACAACAGTGTCTGGCCCAAAGAAGATTGTTGCTAGTGTTATATTTAGAGTTACAAAGAATGGACTCAGTAACAGTCATGAATGAAGAAGGGTTTATGGGACACTATCCCTCATTATTAACTATTATTGCTAGATTCAGAAAAGGGGTTAGATATTACCTTCAGTGTGTATCCTTCATTAACCACAGTATGTTACAATGTATAGTCCTAATCCTATGGTCACTCAGATGGcctgggtcacaaaacaaaattaaaagtcatgAATTTGGGAAAGACAGCATTAGAGAGGAGAGGGTTTGAACACTGTTAAAAGAAGTTGAGAAATGGTGACAAGAGAGAGTAACAGGAATGACTGATAtaatacatgtgtgaaattgtgAGATAAgtaacaaacaattaaaaaatgtagTCTGAGCAAGATGTGCTCTCTATGTGAAAAGACAAAACTTGAATACTTATTTGTCAGACCCACCATCTTTAAGATCAGATATTTGAATATGATATGTGGTTTCTTTATCCCATCTGTCCTAGGGACTAATTTGAAGTCCCGGTTCTTTCCACTATGACCCAAATGGAACCAGCTCTCCTGGAGGAATGCATTGAGGATATATGTTGAAGAGAGCATTAACTGTATGCTCATGGATTACATGTGGAGCAAGAGAGTAAAAGCCCAAGTTTGAATTATTCTGGTGTTAAATATTTGTTTGCTGAAGGATTTATCATATGTACAGCAAATATTTACCATGGACTTTAAAAACTATGGAGGCTATTTTATAATGAGATTATGTAGTTGAATAAGGTAAGTGGTCAAACTTATACTTCAACAGATTATACTGCAGCACAAGATAGCATTTGAAAAttcctctttgtttttactttggaaACACTATCCTTGCTAGCATTTAATATTtgtgaaagttttattttgcCTAAGTAAATTTCAATGAAAGTTAGACAGCTACCTACACAAACTGTTTGAGTGATAAGgttcaaacaatttttttctcattttctatatTCCAATAACATATGCATACATCATTGCTGTTATTAGTAACATCATATATATTTAGAATGCTATAatgattattcattttcttttaactaTACATTAAGTAGTATTTTGAGCAATATAAATCCACAACTCTTTACGCTGTGTTCTCATGTTATATCATGCGCTTACTTGTGGGGATTACTGAGCATTGAACCCAGTGTCTCATGCACTCTGAGAAAGACATACTCATCAACCTGTTCATGTCCTTTCATAATTTTGACAGGTAAAATACAATATCGAAATGTTGTATGTGGCAAACCGCAGCAGACTGAGTACATTTATACTCTTGGGACTAACTGACAACCCAGAACTGGAAGTCCCCCTATTTACAACATTCACCCTCATCTATCTCATCACACTGATCGGGAACTTGGGCATGATTGTGTTGATCTGGCTGGACTCCCGTCTCCACACTCCCATGTACCTTTTCCTCAGTAATCTCTCTCTGGCGGACTGTGTTTACTCCTCAACTGTGACTCCAAAGGTGATGGCTGGGCTTCTCACAGGGGATAAAGTTATCTCCTATGGGGGATGTGTTGCCCAGATgttcttctttgtgtcttttgcGAGTGTAGACTGTTTCCTACTTGCTGTCATGGCTTTTGACAGACATGCTGCAGTTTGCAAGCCCTTACATTATGCCACTACCATGACTACTAGTGTGTGTACTCATATGGTGATTGGCTGCTATGTGTTCAGCTTAGCTGAATCTTCTATCTATACCGGGTTTATCTTTGATCTCTCCTTTTGCCATTCTAATGTGATTCATCACTTCTTCTGTGATATCCCTCCAATCCTGGATCTTTCTTGCTCTGATATATATGTGAATGAGATTGTGCTCTTTATCATAACATCATTCAATGTCTTTTTTGCTCTGATAGTTATCTTGACCTCCTATGCTTTCATATTCATTGCTATCCTGAGGATGCGTTCAGCAGAAGGACGGAAGAAAGCCTTCTCTACTTGTGCATCCCACCTCACCGCTGTGTCCATATTCTATGGAACTGTAATCTTCATGTATCTACAGCCCAGTTCTAGTCATTCCTTGGACAATGACCAAATGGCATCCGTGTTCTACACCATAGTAGTTCCCATGTTGAACCCAATTGTCTATAGCTTAAGAAATAAAGAGGTCCATAATGCTTTAAAGAAAACCATTGAGAAGATGAAGTCTGCTCAACACCAAGCTTTAATTAGAGATTTACACAATTTTTGCAATTAATCATTTATATGTTGTGTAGCAGAAAATTCCTTCATTTAGTGGCTCAAGGCGATGGTTTGCTACCATATATACTTGTCTGGACAGGGAAGCCCCTTTGTTTCTAGTCTAGGCTCACTTATGAGTTTTTGCATGTTTTATTACTTCAGCTGATCTGTGCTGTCCAACAtagtctcattttcttttatgttaatgATACTGGCTGTATTCTAGGCAACCTTTGCTCATCTTCAGTAGATCTCTTATCCTTTAGAGCATGATTCAGCTGGCTTACTTGGCATTTTCAGGCAGTATTCTCATAGATTATTATATAACTCACAGAATTATTCAAATGTTAAGTAGAACATGTATACATTTCCTCTACCACTCTACCCCAGAAGATGACAGTTAAGCCTTACCAAGATTTAAATATGAAGGAGATACTAGTTTTGAGAGAGGATGTAAGAATTTGTCATTTTGGGGTGACTAGAGCTTCATTAGATCAGAGCAAATGTGGAACAATAATGCTAGTCtcctaaagaataaaaaaaaatgtccaacgTGCAGAGAATAAGANNNNNNNNNNNNNNNNNNNNNNNNNNNNNNNNNNNNNNNNNNNNNNNNNNNNNNNNNNNNNNNNNNNNNNNNNNNNNNNNNNNNNNNNNNNNNNNNNNNNNNNNNNNNNNNNNNNNNNNNNNNNNNNNNNNNNNNNNNNNNNNNNNNNNNNNNNNNNNNNNNNNNNNNNNNNNNNNNNNNNNNNNNNNNNNNNNNNNNNNNNNNNNNNNNNNNNNNNNNNNNNNNNNNNNNNNNNNNNNNNNNNNNNNNNNNNNNNNNNNNNNNNNNNNNNNNNNNNNNNNNNNNNNNNNNNN encodes:
- the LOC101999512 gene encoding olfactory receptor 5B12-like encodes the protein MLYVANRSRLSTFILLGLTDNPELEVPLFTTFTLIYLITLIGNLGMIVLIWLDSRLHTPMYLFLSNLSLADCVYSSTVTPKVMAGLLTGDKVISYGGCVAQMFFFVSFASVDCFLLAVMAFDRHAAVCKPLHYATTMTTSVCTHMVIGCYVFSLAESSIYTGFIFDLSFCHSNVIHHFFCDIPPILDLSCSDIYVNEIVLFIITSFNVFFALIVILTSYAFIFIAILRMRSAEGRKKAFSTCASHLTAVSIFYGTVIFMYLQPSSSHSLDNDQMASVFYTIVVPMLNPIVYSLRNKEVHNALKKTIEKMKSAQHQALIRDLHNFCN